One genomic segment of Primulina tabacum isolate GXHZ01 chromosome 9, ASM2559414v2, whole genome shotgun sequence includes these proteins:
- the LOC142555276 gene encoding uncharacterized protein LOC142555276: protein MASSLLASSYLKPSPPNIVTTTKSTVPFKPYQEKFLPFVYCRIKLEQLPISIVNAQELVHSTSLVQIMLQKSAIAVAASLAIVFCSGTAHAGIFSGFSGIESVPGPQLPSIDFLTRYNEENQKKYAENDARFKESPILKKLLEQTKLNKEKNRQQILDKYCVRGAEWGVGDCSAEAMSPEERDRFISMLKQKAGME from the exons ATGGCTTCCTCTCTGCTCGCCTCTTCTTATCTGAAGCCATCGCCTCCGAACATCGTTACTACGACCAAATCTACGGTCCCTTTTAAGCCTTATCAAGAAAAGTTCTTGCCATTCGTTTATTGCAGGATAAAACTTGAGCAGCTGCCAATATCCATTGTAAATGCCCAAGAGTTAGTACACTCTACATCCCTCGTTCAAATCATGCTTCAGAAGTCTGCGATTGCTGTTGCAGCATCCCTTGCTATCGTTTTCTGCTCCGGAACAG CTCATGCTGGAATATTTTCGGGTTTCTCTGGTATTGAATCAGTTCCTGGTCCTCAGTTGCCTTCCATTGATTTTTTAACCCGCTATAACG AGGAAAATCAGAAAAAGTATGCTGAAAACGACGCAAGATTCAAAGAATCTCCCATCCTCAAAAAATTGCTGGAACAGACCAAATTAAACAAAGAAAA aaacCGGCAACAAATCCTTGATAAGTATTGTGTTCGAGGAGCTGAATGGGGAGTCGGAGATTGCTCTGCGGAGGCTATGTCCCCGGAAGAAAGAGACAGGTTTATTTCCATGCTGAAGCAAAAGGCTGGAATGGAATAA